The Nomia melanderi isolate GNS246 chromosome 7, iyNomMela1, whole genome shotgun sequence genome includes a window with the following:
- the LOC116424235 gene encoding ATP-binding cassette subfamily G member 4, with protein MGTKVLIEMQQQLRYPMCSSENAPTSTKKLDDAMEMNDSIFLVFEDICYTARPWILFKEKLQLLKNLSGEFRAGELTAIMGLSGAGKSTLMNVLAGFTTIGVTGNIMVNSRIRNLSEFKRSSAYIMQNDNLQPLLTVQEAMEVAADLKLTVSDGEKKQKIDQILVTMNLDSCRNTRTGWLSGGERKRLAIALELLNSPPILFLDEPTSGLDSVTSKYCITLLKQLAKSGQTIICSIHQPSASLLNMIDHLYVVADGSCVYSGSTQNLVPYLSSLGLQCPTHYNPADYLMEICNGDYGRYVPELVDAIENGKNNAWRSTSNVTVNCQEEVIALNVTASFQALRQRHPMEMDPIRRKPKRSSDYATNSLRQVIILLKRNAIRLSRDKVLTFTRLAMHFVIALLVGTIYFRIGQDAVYVLDNFNLLFFNIMFLMFSAFSATVTTFPTELPIITREHFNRWYKLPSFYLANKLADIPIQFVAISMYILIVYYMSDQLLELRRFCLYILMCFAVSMVAQTIGLLIGTGMKLQHGMIFGPLFILPFLIFSGFFVQFRDAHPYLRWLFHLSFLKYGFEGVMVAIYGYNRPKLSCSDVYCHFAWPEKLLNEVDMKQADYWFCMIVLTCLYFVLDIGAFTLLKLRLEKRL; from the exons ATGGGCACGAAAGTACTCATCGAGATGCAACAACAGCTGAGGTACCCCATGTGTAGTTCGGAAAACGCGCCAACCAGCACCAAAAAGTTGGACGACGCGATGGAGATGAACGACTCGATATTTCTAGTCTTCGAGGATATTTGTTACACCGCGCGACCGTGGATACTTTTCAAAG AGAAGTTGCAGTTGCTGAAGAATCTGAGTGGGGAATTCAGAGCTGGCGAGCTCACAGCGATCATGGGACTATCTGGCGCGGGAAAGTCTACGCTGATGAATGTACTGGCAGGCTTCAC gaCGATCGGTGTAACCGGAAACATAATGGTGAATTCAAGGATCAGAAATCTTTCTGAATTTAAAAGATCGTCCGCGTATATAATGCAAAACGACAATTTGCAGCCGCTATTGACAGTACAAGAAGCAATGGAGGTTGCTGCGGATCTTAAACTTACCGTGAGTGATGGGGAGAAAAAACAGAAG ATCGACCAAATTTTAGTTACAATGAACCTGGACTCATGTCGTAATACGCGTACAGGGTGGCTCAGCGGTGGGGAAAGGAAAAGACTGGCTATTGCCTTGGAATTATTAAACAGTCCACCAATTTTGTTCCTCGACGAACCTACTAG tgGATTAGACAGCGTCACCTCAAAGTATTGTATAACATTGCTGAAGCAATTGGCGAAGTCGGGGCAGACGATAATTTGCTCGATTCATCAGCCGAGCGCATCGCTTTTGAACATGATAGACCACCTTTATGTCGTAGCAGACGGAAGCTGTGTCTACAGCGGTAGCACGCAGAATTTAGTGCCTTATTTGAGTAGCCTCGGACTGCAATGCCCGACGCATTACAATCCAGCCGACTATT TGATGGAAATCTGTAATGGAGATTATGGCAGATACGTGCCGGAATTAGTAGACGCTATtgagaatggaaaaaataatgcTTGGAGGTCAACGAGCAATGTAACCGTCAATTGTCAAGAGGAAGTTATCGCTTTAAATGTAACAGCATCATTCCAAGCGCTTCGACAGCGGCACCCGATGGAAATGGATCCTATTCGCAGGAAACCTAAGCGTTCCTCCGATTACGCCACAAATTCTTTGAGACAGGTGATCATCCTTCTCAAAAGAAATGCCATTAGACTATCTAGGGATAAg GTGTTAACTTTCACACGGCTTGCAATGCATTTTGTAATTGCTCTGCTTGTTGGGACTATATATTTCAGAATTGGACAGGACGCGGTATACGTCCTGGATAATTTCAACCTTTTGTTCTTCAATATAATGTTTCTAATGTTCAGTGCCTTTAGTGCGACTGTTACTACGT TTCCCACGGAGTTACCGATTATAACGCGCGAACACTTTAATCGTTGGTACAAGTTGCCCTCTTTTTACCTTGCCAATAAATTGGCGGACATTCCCATTCAATTCGTGGCGATATCCATGTACATTCTTATAGTGTATTATATGAGCGATCAACTTCTGGAACTGCGACGTTTTTGTCTGTATATTTTAATGTGTTTCGCTGTTAGTATGGTTGCTCAAACAATCGGTCTTTTGATTGGAACCGGAATGAAATTACAG CATGGTATGATCTTTGGACCTCTTTTTATTCTTCCTTTCTTAATATTCAGTGGATTCTTTGTTCAATTCAGGGATGCTCACCCGTATCTACGCTGGCTGTTTCATTTGTCATTTCTTAAGTATGGTTTTGAGGGTGTAATGGTTGCTATTTATGG TTATAATAGACCAAAGCTGTCCTGTTCGGACGTCTATTGCCATTTCGCTTGGCCAGAGAAACTATTGAACGAAGTAGACATGAAGCAAGCCGACTACTGGTTCTGTATGATCGTTCTAACGTGTTTGTACTTCGTGCTAGACATTGGCGCGTTCACGTTGTTGAAATTAAGACTGGAGAAACGCTTGTAA